A genomic segment from Fusarium fujikuroi IMI 58289 draft genome, chromosome FFUJ_chr04 encodes:
- a CDS encoding related to alkaline phosphatase family protein yields the protein MALQTKAAKLSSVALRISALIFFRLFPAHFPSIAFALFAIYVPSYISSYFAQPEIGVLGDEVDVTLKESTVTSETPLLTEDGVAVAPEAEVVAEIVDIEEKLTVGEKVPSIANILLSGAPSARRPIASFLTFLINAILIGLTADALFRARWYYPSDDLSFVRLGYVSPSEARFIIREPDQLQMPITFEYHIKDDEPTYDTKIWLTAGYVTSTDNSTDFTTTLTVPLDSAKQNIYEWRTSNNHTGEFRSAPKVGEMPNTKDGLFTFLSTSCILPRFPYNPMEHALAIPGLRNLAGLLPKLDPQFMLFLGDFIYVDVPERFGKTIDEYRMQYRQIYASPDWAPVAQNLSWIHVLDDHEISNDWSSNTTGIYSAAVDPWHIYQANVNPPISEAAGSLNLRRNATWYEFTQGPASFFMMDTRSYRSSNNAPFNAMDKTMLGKEQLADLLAWLERPVPQGVRWKFIASSVPFTKNWPINVKDTWGGFLAERKQVLEAMWDSGARGASVIILSGDRHEFAATRFPPPTDSRWPQSAAAHEFSTSPLNQFASPFPTYKQTDDDVMMKYIPGGKSKFGSFSIEKFENGGSSLHYTLYIDGKETWKTTVEAPDAPEAVPVETVVPPSLWDKLSKFF from the exons atggctctTCAAACGAAGGCCGCAAAGCTGTCCTCAGTCGCTCTGAGGATAAGCGCTCTCATATTCTTCAGACTT TTCCCA GCACATTTCCCTTCCATCGCGTTTGCGCTTTTTGCAATCTATGTTCCTTCTTACATTTCGAGCTACTTCGCTCAGCCAGAGATTGGAGTTCTCGGGGATGAAGTCGACGTCACTCTGAAAGAGTCCACAGTCACCTCTGAAACTCCCTTATTAACAGAGGATGGTGTCGCAGTCGCAcctgaggctgaggttgtCGCCGAGATTGTTGACattgaggagaagctcacTGTTGGAGAGAAGGTTCCCAGTATCGCAAACATCCTCTTGTCCGGAGCTCCCAGTGCTAGGCGCCCAATTGCGTCGTTCTTGACCtttctcatcaacgccatTCTTATCGGCTTGACGGCTGATGCTTTGTTTCGTGCAAGGTGGTATTATCCTTCTGATGATCTTTCTTTTGTTAGACTCGGATATGTGTCACCATCGGAGGCGAGGTTCATCATTCGCGAACCCGATCAGTTGCAAATGCCCATCACATTCGAATATCacatcaaggatgatgagccGACCTATGACACCAAGATTTGGCTCACTGCAGGCTACGTCACTTCGACAGACAACAGCACCGATTTTACCACAACTCTTACAGTGCCTCTTGACTCCGCGAAGCAGAACATCTACGAGTGGAGGACTTCCAACAACCACACCGGCGAGTTTCGCTCTGCTCCTAAAGTTGGAGAGATGCCAAACACCAAGGATGGCCTTTTTACCTTCCTGTCCACGTCTTGCATTCTTCCTAGATTTCCCTACAACCCTATGGAACATGCTTTGGCTATCCCTGGCCTGAGGAATCTTGCAGGTCTACTTCCTAAGTTGGATCCTCAGTTCATGCTCTTCCTTGGCGACTTCATCTATGTTGACGTCCCTGAACGTTTTGGGAAAACGATTGACGAGTATCGCATGCAATACCGCCAAATCTATGCTTCACCTGACTGGGCCCCTGTTGCACAGAATCTGAGCTGGATTCACGTGCTCGATGACCATGAGATCTCCAACGATTGGTCTTCTAACACAACTGGCATCTACAGCGCGGCTGTTGACCCTTGGCACATCTACCAAGCCAATGTCAACCCACCAATTTCTGAAGCTGCAGGTTCTCTCAACCTGAGACGCAATGCCACATGGTACGAGTTCACCCAAGGACCAGCCAGCTTTTTCATGATGGATACTCGCAGCTATCGTTCCAGCAACAACGCCCCTTTCAATGCCATGGACAAAACCATGCTAGGCAAGGAGCAATTGGCTGACCTTTTGGCATGGTTGGAGCGTCCTGTTCCCCAAGGAGTTCGATGGAAGTTcattgcttcttctgttccttTCACTAAGAACTGGCCAATCAATGTGAAGGATACCTGGGGTGGTTTCCTTGCCGAGAGAAAGCAAGTCCTAGAAGCTATGTGGGATTCTGGTGCTAGAGGTGCCAGTGTCATTATCCTCTCTGGAGATCGTCATGAATTCGCCGCAACCAGATTTCCACCCCCCACTGACTCGCGATGGCCACAGTCCGCTGCTGCTCACGAGTTTTCAACAAGTCCTTTGAACCAATTCGCTTCTCCATTCCCAACGTACAAGCAGACAGACGATGATGTTATGATGAA GTATATCCCTGGAGGCAAGTCGAAGTTCGGATCCTTTTCTATTGAGAAATTCGAAAACGGTGGGAGTTCACTGCACTACACTCTTTACATCGACGGAAAGGAAACCTGGAAGACAACGGTGGAGGCTCCGGATGCGCCTGAAGCAGTTCCTGTTGAGACGGTCGTACCCCCATCACTATGGGACAAGCTCAGCAAGTTCTTTTAG
- a CDS encoding probable 3-isopropylmalate dehydrogenase beta translates to MAEHNIVVFAGDHCGPEVIAEAIKVIKAVEDNSPTAGKFNLNHLLLGGCSIDKTGSPLTDEALAAAKASDAVLLGAIGGPEWGTGAVRPEQGLLKLRSEMCAYGNLRPCFFASDALVETSPLKADVCRGVDMMLVRELTSGLYFGERKEYDGVNAFDTTVYTKPEIERIARLGGYLAKTRGDSRVISLDKANVLATSRLWRSVVDEVYKNEFPDLKVEHQLIDSAAMIMVKNPKQLNGVMIAPNLAGDILSDEASAITGSIGLLPSASLCGVPEVGSKVLSIYEPIHGSAPDISGKGIVNPIGTILSVAMMLRYSLNLPHEAKAVEDAVRAAIDAGLRTKDMGGSTGTAEAGDAIVAELVKVLKA, encoded by the exons ATGGCGGAACACAACATTGTTGTCTTTGCGGGCGACCACTGTGGCCCAGAG GTTATTGCCGAAGCCATTAAG GTTATCAAGGCGGTTGAGGACAACAGCCCGACGGCTGGCAAATTCAATTTGAATCACCTGCTGCTCGGAGGA TGCTCTATCGACAAGACCGGCTCCCCTCTTACAGACGAGGCCCTCGCCGCTGCCAAAGCCTCCGACGCTGTGCTCCTCGGTGCCATTGGCGGCCCTGAATGGGGCACTGGCGCCGTTCGTCCGGAGCAGGGCCTTCTAAAGCTACGCAGTGAGATGTGCGCCTATGGAAACCTCCGTCCCTGTTTCTTCGCGTCCGACGCGCTCGTCGAGACCTCCCCCCTGAAGGCGGATGTTTGCCGTGGTGTCGACATGATGCTAGTCCGGGAATTGACCTCAGGCCTGTATTTCGGAGAGAGGAAAGAGTACGATGGAGTCAATGCGTTTGACACTACTGTTTATACGAAGCCAGAAATCGAGCGTATCGCACGGCTGGGCGGCTACCTGGCCAAGACTAGGGGAGACTCGCGGGTCATCTCGCTAGATAAGGCCAATGTGTTGGCAACAAGCAGACTCTGGCGTTCTGTGGTTGACGAGGTTTATAAGAACGAGTTCCCTGATTTGAAGGTTGAGCATCAGCTCATTGACAGCGCCGCCATGATCATGGTCAAGAACCCGAAGCAGCTCAACGGCGTTATGATAGCGCCAAACTTGGCAG GAGATATTCTGAGCGACGAGGCGAGCGCTATAACTGGCAGCATAGGGCTCCTCCCAAGCGCTAGTCTCTGCGGAGTTCCGGAAGTGGGCTCTAAAGTGCTTTCTATCTATGAACCTATTCATG GTAGCGCGCCGGACATTTCAGGAAAGGGGATTGTC AACCCCATTGGCACCATCCTTTCCGTGGCTATGATGTTACGGTACTCTCTGAATCTCCCCCACGAGGCTAAAGCCGTTGAGGACGCGGTTCGAGCTGCCATCGACGCCGGACTAAGAACCAAGGATATGGGCGGCAGCACAGGTACCGCCGAAGCAGGAGATGCCATCGTTGCTGAGCTAGTCAAGGTTCTCAAGGCATGA
- a CDS encoding related to ERP2-p24 protein involved in membrane trafficking — translation MRLSTLVAGLFAGLVTNVAATALTYKLDANEKACFHTTTKKQGEKIAFYFAVQSGGSFDVDYVVEGPNGKIIMDGQKERQGDFVFSANVVGDYSFCFDNEMSTFAEKFVDFEIAVENESRAQLPSKQGTTPEQTSILEDSIFKVSGQLSTISRNQKYFRTRENRNFATVNSTEGRIINFSMIQIGLIICMGALQVFVVRFFFQGARKGYV, via the exons ATGAGACTATCAACACTTGTCGCTGGGCTTTTCGCCGGTCTGGTCACCAATGTCGCTGCTACTGCTTTGACATACAAGCTCGATGCCAACGAGAAGGCCTGTTTCCATACCACCACGAAAAAGCAGGGAGAGAAGATCGCATTCTACTTTGCT GTCCAATCCGGTGGTTCTTTTGATGTCGACTACGTCGTGGAGGGTCCCAAtggcaagatcatcatggatggTCAAAAGGAGCGACAAGGCGATTTTGTCTTCTCAGCCAACGTTGTCGGCGACTACTCTTTCTGCTTCGATAACGAGATGAGCACCTTCGCCGAGAAGTTTGTCGATTTCGAGATTGCCGTCGAGAACGAGTCCCGCGCCCAACTGCCTTCCAAGCAGGGTACCACCCCCGAACAGACTTCGATCCTCGAGGACTCCATCTTCAAGGTCTCTGGCCAGCTTTCGACCATTTCCCGAAACCAGAAGTACTTCCGAACTCGTGAAAACCGTAACTTTGCCACCGTCAACAGCACTGAGGGCCGaatcatcaacttcagcaTGATCCAGATCGGTCTGATTATCTGCATGGGTGCCCTACAGGTGTTTGTTGTTCGATTCTTTTTCCAG GGTGCGCGCAAAGGCTACGTATAA